The Peromyscus maniculatus bairdii isolate BWxNUB_F1_BW_parent chromosome 6, HU_Pman_BW_mat_3.1, whole genome shotgun sequence genome has a segment encoding these proteins:
- the Rprd2 gene encoding regulation of nuclear pre-mRNA domain-containing protein 2 isoform X6, whose translation MAAGGGGGSGKASSSSASSAGALESSLDRKFQSVTNTMESIQGLSSWCIENKKHHSTIVYHWMKWLRRSTYPHRLNLFYLANDVIQNCKRKNAIIFRESFADVLPEAAALVKDPSVSKSVERIFKIWEDRNVYPEDMIVALREALTSTNPKAALKSKIVAEFRSQALIEELLTYKRSEDQIELKEKQLSTMRVDVCSTETLKCLKDKTGGKKFSKEFEEASSKLEEFVNGLDKQVKNGPSLTEALENAGIFYEAQYKEVKVVANAYKTFANRVNNLKKKLDQLKATLPDPEESPVPSPSMDAPSPTGSESPFQGMGGEESQSPAMESDKSATPEPVTDNRDVEDMELSDVEDDGSKIIVEDRKEKPLEKPAVSTSVPTKSTESVSKASPCAPAPVPTTAAPPLPKPVSTSLLSPSPALVLPNLANVDLAKISSILSSLTSVMKNTGVSSASRPSPGTPTSPSNLTSGLKTPAPATTTSHNPLANILSKVEITPESILSALSKTQTQSAPALQGLSSLLQSVTGNPVPASEATSQSSTASPASTTGSTIKGRNLLSNTQSFISKSFSYSPNSSTAEVSSTSASKASVGQSPALPSTTFKLPSSSLGFTGAHSTNPAAPPPEVAMCQSSEVSKPKLESESTSPSLEMKIHNFLKGNPGFSGLNLNIPILSSLGSSAPSESHSSDFQRGPTSTSADNIDGTPVRDERSGTPTQDEMMDKPTSSSVDTMSLLSKIISPGSSTPSSTRSPPPGRDESYPQELPNSVSTYRPFGLASDSPYKQPSEGVERPSSLMDSSQEKFFPDTSFQEDEDYRDFEYSGPPPSAMMNLEKKPAKSILKSSKLSDATEYQPILSSYNHRAQEFGVKSAFPPSVRALLDSSENCDHLSSPPGLFGAFSIRGNEPGSDRSPSPKYPCCSNGPPTHIRRGESPGLHDFHHIDD comes from the exons CTACATATCCCCACCGTTTGAATCTCTTTTATCTTGCTAATGACGTCATACAGAATtgcaaaaggaaaaatgcaaTCATATTCCGTGAATCATTTGCTGATGTGCTTCCTGAAGCGGCTGCTCTGGTGAA ggatccatctgtctctaagTCAGTAGAGCGAATCTTTAAGATCTGGGAAGATAGAAATGTGTACCCAGAAGACATGATTGTGGCATTGAGAGAAGCATTAA CATCCACAAATCCAAAAGCTGCTCTCAAATCTAAGATAGTTGCTGAGTTTCGG TCTCAGGCCCTCATTGAAGAGTTGTTGACATACAAACGCTCAGAAGATCAGATAGAACTGAAGGAGAAACAGTTGTCAACGATGAGAGTGGATGTTTGCAGCACCGAAACTCTCAAGTGTTTAAAAG acaaaacagGGGGAAAGAAGTTCTCCAAAGAATTTGAAGAAGCAAGTTCAAAGCTGGAGGAGTTTGTGAATGGGTTAGATAAACAGGTGAAAAATGGGCCCTCACTAACAGAAGCACTAGAAAATGCTGGAATTTTCTATGAAGCTCAGTACAAGGAAGTGAAAGTGGTGGCAAAT gcTTACAAAACTTTCGCGAACCGAGTAAACAACTTGAAGAAGAAGTTGGATCAATTGAAGGCCACCCTTCCTGACCCTGAGGAATCACCAGTCCCTTCTCCAAGTATGGATGCTCCTTCCCCAACGGGGTCTGAGTCTCCATTTCAGGGGATGGGAGGTGAGGAATCCCAGTCACCAGCCATGGAGAGTGACAAATCTGCCACACCTGAGCCCGTGACAGATAACCGTGATGTGGAAGACATGGAGCTCTCAGATGTGGAAGATGACGGATCAAAAATCATTG tggaagacaggaaagaaaaacctCTGGAAAAGCCAGCTGTCTCCACGTCCGTCCCCACAAAGTCAACAGAAAGTGTCTCGAAGGCCTCACCATGTGCCCCGGCACCTGTGCCCACCACAGCAGCCCCACCTCTCCCCAAGCCCGTGAGCACTTCGCTTCTGTCCCCTTCCCCAGCTTTGGTTTTGCCAAACCTGGCAAATGTGGATCTGGCAAAAATTAGTTCCATCCTTAGCAGCTTAACATCAGTCATGAAAAACACGG GGGTCAGTTCTGCATCAAGACCTTCTCCAGGAACGCCTACCAGTCCCAGCAACCTCACCAGTGGCCTGAAAACACCTGCACCTGCCACAACAACATCTCACAACCCTCTGGCAAATATCCTCTCAAAGGTGGAGATCACCCCAGAgagcattctctctgctctttctaAAACCCAGACACAGTCAGCCCCTGCACTCCAAG GCCTGTCATCTTTACTTCAGAGTGTTACTGGGAACCCAGTGCCAGCCAGTGAAGCTACATCCCAGAGCTCTACAGCTTCCCCTGCTAGCACCACAGGCTCTACCATAAAGGGGCGAAACCTGCTTTCCAATACGCAGTCCTTTATTTCCAAAAGCTTCAGCTATTCTCCTAATTCTTCAACTGCTGAAGTCTCTTCGACTTCAGCAAGCAAGGCGTCCGTGGGCCAGAGCCCAGCGCTCCCAAGCACTACTTTCAAATTGCCGTCCAGTTCTTTAGGATTCACAGGGGCCCACAGTACTAACCCTGCTGCCCCACCTCCTGAAGTTGCCATGTGCCAATCCTCAGAGGTCTCCAAGCCAAAGCTGGAATCAGAGTCCACTTCCCCAAGCCTGGAAATGAAGATCCACAACTTCTTAAAAGGTAATCCTGGTTTCAGTGGCTTAAACTTAAACATCCCGATCCTGAGCAGTTTGGGATCCAGTGCCCCGTCGGAGAGCCATTCCTCAGACTTCCAGCGTGGTCCCACTAGCACTTCGGCTGACAACATTGATGGAACCCCTGTTCGGGACGAACGGAGTGGGACACCCACCCAGGATGAAATGATGGACAAGCCCACGTCCAGCAGCGTCGACACTATGTCCCTGCTGTCTAAGATCATCAGCCCTGGTTCCTCAACACCCAGCAGTACAAGATCACCACCCCCTGGAAGAGATGAAAGTTACCCCCAAGAGCTCCCCAATTCTGTGTCTACATATCGGCCCTTTGGCCTAGCCAGTGACTCTCCCTACAAGCAGCCGTCTGAGGGAGTCGAGAGACCATCTTCCCTGATGGATTCTTCACAGGAAAAGTTCTTCCCTGATACTTCTTTCCAGGAAGATGAGGATTATCGAGATTTTGAGTATTCAGGGCCTCCACCCTCTGCCATGATGAACTTAGAGAAGAAACCAGCCAAATCCATCCTAAAGTCAAGCAAGCTTTCTGACGCTACCGAGTACCAGCCAATCCTGTCCAGTTATAACCACAGGGCCCAAGAGTTTGGGGTAAAGTCTGCCTTCCCTCCATCTGTAAGGGCCCTCCTAGACTCTAGTGAGAACTGTGACCATCTCTCATCTCCCCCTGGGCTATTTGGTGCCTTCAGCATAAGAGGGAATGAACCTGGGTCTGATCGGTCACCATCACCGA AATACCCTTGCTGCTCCAACGGGCCACCCACCCACATCAGGCGTGGAGAAAGTCCTGGCCTCCACGATTTCCACCACATCGACGATTGA